The genomic region ATTCAACCCGATCTGCACCCACTTCCTTCGCCAATTCGATCTGATGAAGATCTGTACCGCTAAATAAACTGACACGAATACCGGCATCCTTGAGTCGTTGGATGATTGGTTTGAGTCCTTCCCCTTCCACCGTTAGGTTCCAACCGTGGTCGCTCGTCACCTCGCCCGGTGTGACGGGAACGAGTGTGCACTGGTCGGGCTGCACCTCTATTACCATATCCAATAGGTCAGGTCGGGGATCACCCTCAATGTTATATTCGACAGTCACCATCTCGGCGATTTCATAGACATCGTGGGGTTTGATGTGTCGTTGATCTTCTCGCGGGTGCACTGTAATCCCCTGCACGCCGGTATTGATGCATGTTTGTACCGCTTGGATGACGTTTGGAACATCTTCGCCTCTAGAATTTCTTAGCGTTGCGACCTTATTGACGTTCACACTCAGATTAATCATTGCCTTCTCCCTCCACCTCGTGTTTTAGGATTTTTATTATGCAAATTTGAAGTGGGATTGTCAACCAAAATTGTTTGGACAGGTGTCAGGAAATTTTCTTGACATGAACACTTATGTAATGTATTATAACAAGTCTATTCGTCACAATTTTTCATTGAACGTAGTGTCCTCGGAGTAAGCGTAACAGATCCCCACTAAATGATTTTCCTTCCTGAACCTTCATCTTATCGAACTGTTTCAGCAAGTAATCATTAGGTTTTGCACTATTGGGAAGACATTCTCCTGTGTCTGCCGATCCATTCTGAAAAAGTGTTTGTTACTGATTCAGGGCAATATGGTCAGGACACTATCAGAACAGAAGAAAATCAAAGATAAAGTAAACAAAAATCGCAGCAAGAGTAACAAAGAGATACGGATTCTCAGAACTGAAATAGAACAGGAAAGGCTGATATGAAAGGACAGATAGGTATTCCGAAAAAGCAAGGGCTTTATAACCCCGCTTACGAACATGATGCTTGTGGTATCGGTTTTATCGTCAATATCAAAGGTGAAAAATCCAATACGCTCGTGCGTCAGGCACTAGATGCGCTAGTTTGCCTTGACCATCGGGGTGCCCGCGGTGCCGAAGAAAATACCGGCGACGGAGCAGGCATTCTGATGCAGGTCCCGCACAACTTCCTTCAGCACGCCTGCGAAGATGCGGAAATCGATCTGCCAGATCCAAAACAGTACGGCGTTGGTATGGTGTTTCTCACCAAGACCGAGGACGGTGAACTCCTTCAACGCTGTCAGCGAAAACTGGAAGAAATTGTTATAGAAGAGGGGCAAACGGTTTTGGGTTGGCGAGAAGTTCCCACCGATAATTTCTATCTGGGACCGATTTCCCGCTCTTCTGAGCCTGCTGTATGGCAAATCTTTATTGGTAGAAACCCCACTATCGAAGATGACCTCGCCTTTGAGCGTAAATTGTATGTGATTCGGAAGCGTGCCTCCAATATCATCCGATACGGCGGGATAGATGAAGATTTCTACATTCCGAGCCTGTCTAGCCGAACCATTGTCTATAAGGGAATGCTCACACCGATGCAGGTGCCCGAATTCTATCCCGAACTGAAAGACCCTCGGATGGATGCGTCGATTGTCCTGCTTCATTCCCGATTTTCGACGAATACTTTCCCAAGTTGGGCGCGGTCGCACCCGTACCGATACATGATTCATAACGGCGAAATCAATACGGTACGCGGGAATCAGAACTGGATGAAAACGCGGCAGGCGATGTTAGCGTCTGAGCTATTTGGTGACGATCTCCCGAAACTTTTCCCTATCCTTGACGAGGATGGAAGCGACACCGCTATCTTTGATAACTGTCTGGAATTTCTCGCACTCTCTGGCAGATCGCTGCCGCACTCTGTGATGATGATGATTCCCGAACCGTGGGAGAATCATGAGA from Candidatus Poribacteria bacterium harbors:
- a CDS encoding pyridoxine 5'-phosphate synthase produces the protein MINLSVNVNKVATLRNSRGEDVPNVIQAVQTCINTGVQGITVHPREDQRHIKPHDVYEIAEMVTVEYNIEGDPRPDLLDMVIEVQPDQCTLVPVTPGEVTSDHGWNLTVEGEGLKPIIQRLKDAGIRVSLFSGTDLHQIELAKEVGADRVEFYTAPYAWAKTDQEIAHEFGLLTKAAEKAVSLGLGINAGHDLNLENLPLMRNLPGLLEVSIGHHLMAHALYVGLEQSVKDYRAALGQKVT